In Numenius arquata chromosome 1, bNumArq3.hap1.1, whole genome shotgun sequence, the DNA window TTTGCATTAAACTGCCAGTTTTGTCCAGTTTTTGTGCTTTTTAGATGCTGTTGATCCCAACATACCATATGATTGGGTAAAATATTATTTGATTAAACTGTCGCATGAATTAACTAAGGATGTGTAAGTAGGGCCAGACTGACATATGTACTTTTTCCATGCCAATAGCTAAGAAGACTTTGGATACTACTCCTGATCACATATCATATCACAGCAAATATTTAGCAAAATTATGTTAATAAAAACATTGAACTACAACATATTTTCTGGCTGGCAGAGTTGGAgtcttctgagggaaaaaaaaaaggtcctcaGTAAGGAAGTTAAAATACActgagaatgaaaataaatttctgttattATTGCAATGTATGGGTGCCTGATGATGCCTTTTTAAGCAAATTCTGCACATCCTGTTGGGATCAGTTCAAAGGGTCCAGTTACATCCTTCTGAGAGCACTTGTCCTCTGTCTGTCCTTTGAGGAATACTCCACCACCAATCTCAAAGCCATATTCACTGTCTGTACACCTCAAACTTGGAGGGTGATCTCCCGCTTGCCCAACGTATTTTCATACACTTCCCCTGCCAAGACAAGCTGCCTGCCTGGGTACGGCAGGCACTGAGGTACTGAGTGCACCTCGCGACAGGTTTTGCAGATACCAAGCAAAACCTGATAAACCAGCTGAGCTGTGCTGTTTGGTGGAAGCTGAGATGTACGAGGGTCTGTAGACAACGTGAGCCTGCCGTGAAATGCATTTCTGCTTTGGCATCTCACTCTTCCTCCCTATCTGAGACGACAATCTTGACATGTCTAGATGTTTTGCTGTGTCCattaaaaagagaagggaagtggTTGATATGGGGTACACTGTAAATTGGCAACAAATGAGCAGTTTCTCTAAGATTATTCTAGCTGTTAAATTCactagtggtttggttttggttggttttttttgtttgtttgtttgtttgtttttgttggttttgttttgtttcgttttgtttttaataacagtTAATAAAGAGAAGTCCATCTGCCTGGACTGAGTGTGTTGCAATCATCTATTTTAACAGTATGCAGTTTCACAACAAAGTTTCATTTACACATAAAAGAGGAAGCAAGTTCAGTGTGTTGCAGTTCAGTCAGTTATAAAACCCCCTCATCTCCCAAGGGACTTTCTTTCTATACTTCTGTGCTGCAGAGGACTAGAAATAAAACACATGTCATCTTAGAAGTGtatgtaaaaaggaaataaaaacagaacattGCATTTTGGGGTAGGACAGACTCACGGGAAGCTTTAAACTGGTTAGAAGACAACAAATTTTCTGTACCTGGTCAGCTGCTGTATTTTTGGAGGTAAGAACTAAAATACATTATATAAATGTATGAAAATATTGCTTTTGCTTATCAAAGTGTCTCAGTTCTGTTTGTGTGGCATCACAGCTGGTAGCTGGTAAAATGAAGAtgtactttttctgttttgaatgcATGTGCATGTTTGCAGAGTCTCAGCCACTGTCCACATGTAGTTTCTGCTGCCTTGAGAAGTGATGAGAACTTTTCGAAAGTGCCATCTTCACAACCATGACTGACCATGATTGCAATGCAACTTCAAGATACAAAAAAAATTGTACCTCTGATATTTCCAGTCTTTCATATAATTATactaaaaaatgtttttagaatACTTTTAAAGCAAGTCTTACCAAGTGTGTTGCTTTTGTCCTAATTTGGGtatttttaaagatctttctGTGCATGTTAGTGTACTGTCTAAATAATGTCTTTGGAATACTCTGTTTGtagattagaaataaaaataggcaCCAGGATATAAACATGggcattatattatattatttttatggaaGCCTGTCCCCCCAAACTCCACTTAAAGGTACAACAGCACtcaaacacagtaaaaatgtattttttttctaaatgaagtaAGCCAGCTGCATCTGAAGCTCACTTCCATCCATTTAGCATAATTAAAAATGGGTAGACACTTGTATAACAAGAACATTCAACAGTACAATAGACATATAAAGTATAATGTGTTCCTGGGGAAGATGTCTCTTCTCACTTGCTTTCTGCAGCCTGTCCTTCAAGGAGATTCCCTCATACTCTTGAAACACAGGACTACTATCCTCTCAAACCTACTCTACTTGTTCCCCGCAAGAGAGCCCATATTCCCCTGTGGAAAAGGTACTCCTAGCTGTCCTGCATCTCTCGAACTGTTGACATGTGAATAAAGAGATGAGCTGGGCTTATGTTTTCTTCTACGGGAAGACCAAAAGATGAGAGTGAAGAGAGCTGTGGGGAGGGAACAAGAGGGGTTTGGCTCATGACCACTGCTGAAAGAGCTTCACAGCACAGTCCCACAGGTCCCAGAtcttccaaagcagcagcagggagaggaattTACATATGCAGCAGGTAGCATTCGGATGCTTGTGCAAAAGCACCTCTCGGCtattcctcttctcttctgctaTGGGCAAAGTGGGCCAACTCCTACATCAAATAGCATCCAATGTTATCATTGAATCATAGAGCAGTCCACGTTGGAAGAGACCACAGCCTGAGTTGgaaagatcatctcgtccaacctttcatgggaaagggagcctagatcaCATTATCTAGCACTCTGTATgatcacatcttgaaaacctccagcaatgAGGACTTTACCATGTCCATGGGGAGGTGAATTCCAGTcattgattgttctcactgtaaaaaatttctttcttatatttagAAAAATCATCTCCCAATGCAACTTGCACCCATTGCCCCTTATCTTCTCGGTGTGgatccttgtgaagagagagcctctgtcctctttgtagctCCCTTTGAGTACTGTAATACTGTGATGAGGTTTCCCCCCtggccttttctccaggcagcagAGTCCTAACTCCTTCAATCTTTCCTCATAGGGCACGTTCACCacccctttgatcatcttcgtggccctccattggaccctctccagtctgtccacaACTTTCTTGACTTGTGAGGAACAGAACTGGAttctccaggtgtggcctgacaagtgctgaatAGAGTGGGATGATCACGTCTCAGCCTCTGCTAGTAGCGCCCTTGTGGATGCAGCCCAATTTGGCTTTGTTGCTGCAGTGCTGCACTGCTGACCCATGTTCAGCTTGTtggccaccaggacccccaggtccctttaaGCAAGGCTGCTCCCCAGAAACACAAATCCTAGTCTGTACTGGGCTCTTAGGTTGtgttggcccaggtgcaggactttgttAATCTTCATACTGTTATtgctagcccactcttccagcctgtccagatctctctgtaagatgTCTGTCCCTTCTTATGTGTCCACCACACCACGCAGTTTAATGTCATCAGCATTACCTTTACCCAAGCCAGCCCCGGGCACTGGAGATAGCCCTTATCAAATGGGGTTCAGATATCAAAGATCTGTGGGTTTCAGGCATCAAGGAAAGGTTATACTCGTCCATATACACAGCTTATTATACTACCTTCTTCACTCTCATGATTTCCCTACACTAGCTGCGCTGAGGCTTCCTGGGAGCTGTTTCACACCAGCTCCGATTGAAGGTGAGATATGGGTCATGCAACATATGCAGGCTCGCTCTCCAGCCCATCCTTCTCGCCAGGTGAGCTCTTGCATTCATGTCCTGTAATCTGAGGTAGATCGCAAACCTCACTGAAGGGATCTGTCTGCATCTCCACAGCCTGGAAAAGTGTCTCTTAAAACggggaaaaaatactgcagaTGTATCCATAGGATTTGAGTTCCCTCAAGACAGGGAAACTTTGCCATCTAGTAAGTCAGCTAGAACTTAAGGTATACTCTGTGATAAAACTTGAACTCCAACTACCAGCAGCACAACTTTAGTGCCATTCAGAGCCTTGCTCAGGGATCTGAAAGCTAGACATACTCAAAACAAGCTGGTCTCTTCTGTGAGTTTCCATCCCCTCCTTTTGCAATGCAAAAGAATGTCCCTTTCCCCACTGAGCTGTGATCCCAGCTGGCACCACTTTATTTCCGTTCTCCCTAGCAACTTTTCATCTTGCTCAGGTTTTTATACAGGACACAATTTATCATATCTCTTTGTGTACACTTCTCAGGCTTTCCTTAAGTGTTTTGCTTATCCTGAGCCAAGAACTCCCATTCTGTTTGCCTGCTCCCAGACTCTAATCTGAGGTCTTTAAGCACACATTGGCACCATCTCCAAGCATTATAACCCAGCAAATTTGCTGCCACTCAGAAAACACTGGCAGTACCACTGGATTCTCCACGTGGCTTTAAACATTCATCGTGCCTTTaggcttttcttctgctgaagaacTGAACAAAAACCCCAGGCAAGATATATGAGTTTTTAAGATCATTGGGCAGTAATAAAGATTATGTCAGATAGAAAAGATAGTATAAACCAGACAGTCTTATCCCTCCGTCTCACCTGGGATCTGAGCTTAGATAGAATGTAGTCAGCTGCCATTGTCAGGACAGTAGTCATGCAAGGAAAAACCTCTTTGTTCCCCTCACTTGCAAAATGCATCAGATCAGATCAGACTGTTTTTCCTTGTGCAACGAAAGTCATGCAATTGTTTTCAGGAAGAGGGAAGTGAAATCTGAATTGAAGGAGCATGAAACCCAAAATACTGAAGAACGTTAGATACAATCTCTGTGCACTTGGTATCCTGGTGTACATGTGTATCTGTGGCATGGAAGGAGGATAAAGAGAAGGGGCACAAGAAAGTAGAGTTAATGAAAATTGTCATCCTTATCAGGTGTAAAATGCAAGAATTAGAGGTGACTCAATTGCATGACCAGCCATTGGTAATGATGGAATTGACAGGGGTGTATATTATAGCAAGTACTAGGACCAGAGATATACACCTCTCTTTTGCATTCAGGCTCTCAACACTACCTATCAAAACTTCAGTCAGATTTCCTTGCAGAGCTGGGCATAGTCAGATTAGTGTGACAGCTCTTGCCAACTTCAGAGGGTAAGCTTGTGACTCATTCAGCAAAACACACAGCTCCTGAGCACAATGGAAGCCTAGTCTTTCTGCATTTGCCAGTTCTTTTGTTTCCACTCCTGTCTCAGACAGTGGGTTCTAAAACTCTTAAAATAAGTATTGCAGAATGCAGTGCAAAGAAATGAAACCAATGGTTTCATTTCCCTAATGTATCACCTTATGACAGAAACAGACATCTGGGGAGTAGGAAAGACAGAAGTGTCACATGCTACCTGAACGCAACGGGCTTTGCGTACGTTGGTTGAGCAGTGAACAGGCCATATGTTATATTTCCACTCATTTCTCAGAATCCGCATTAAAAATAAGCATAGGAATAAGTGTATAACAATTCCAGATTCATGCTAACCGAAGTTAGCGGTGACTTTGCGATAAAGCCATCTGGGCCACGGATGAGTCGGGGACGGGAACAGCCTTTGCACTGCAAAAGCGGGGAACAGAAGcagaagagggagggggaagagttgATAACCTGAGTAGCTCTAGCATTTGGCTAAGATTTCTGTGGTGGCATCTTAATCACAGCTAAAACCTAAAGCAAGACAACAGCGGCATACTGCAAGGAATGCCAAGACCCAAGcatgattttttcccctcttgtgtAAATAGGTCTCTTTTCATTAAATGTTACCTGCCTGTGGGAAATCTCACAGaactggcagcagcagagaggatCCACGGTCCAAAGCCAGTGTTTGGACACATTTAATTTCCATGAATATTTCCTTCTGAAGGAAGTTTACTTTCCCTCCAACCTTCTTCTTCATAGTGTGAAAGTGATCTTTTGCCCCCCTGAGGGAAGTGTTTTCTCACGCTGACTCCTTCCTAACATCTGCGTAAAGTCTATATCCATGCTTAGGTAGCATTTAGCCAACATTTATTATTAGTGCAGCATTTTGCAGTAGCAACTGTGACACATGAAATACTTTACCAAGAAATGAGAGCCCTTTCACTCTCGGAGAAGATAAGTCGAGCAGCTGACAGCAGCACAGGGTAGTGGAGCATGTGCCAGAGAGATGCCACCTCCCCATTCACAGTTTGTGGGAAGATGTTCCCGTTCGGGTGCTCCGTCACAGCGGGTGTTTTGAGACAGACAGGCAAACTGTCAACTAACTGGGACATGTGTTCATATCTGCATAGACAGTATCCGTTAAGGATTAAAATGATATAATTGGATTAAATTGTAAATGGAGAAAACTATTTGCTATTAAAACAAAGACAAGTTATTTGTTCCTCTATCGCACAAGACAATTTGtactataaaaaggaaaaagcattttttattttatttttacttaagatACACTTTCTCTTTGCTGGACCTCACAATTTCTTCAGGACATCTTTTCCATTGATCATCTCCTTgacatctgttaaaaaaaaaaagacatagaggTGGACTTAAGAACAATTATGTGGTAGTGGAGCTGCTAAAGCTTGGGCAGAACATTTACAGATGTACAGATGCACGTGTGTCCTTGCTAGTGAGTCCCGTCTTTCATTACTAACATGTCAACACAGCTTTTGCGACTGAACTGCCTTTTTAGAGAGTAGAGAGAGTGAGTGACTGCTGGAACCTGATTGTGCCTTTGTAGAAACGCAATGGAAACTGATTTCAGAGCCGGTGGTGCTCACGACTAATCCGACAGTGAAGGAGCTGGAGTACTTCTGAAATGTGCACTTTCCTATGCATTGCACTGAAATACATCTCTTCAAAAATACACCACAGATTTCTACATCTAGGGTAGTCAGTTTAAGATCTTTTTATAGTAGCTGGAGAGTGATAAGCAAATCTAGGGCACAATTCATTTCATTTCGATTTAGGTGTCTAAAACAGGCCAGATGAATCATGCCTCCAAAATGCCTTGTTTTTACCAGTGACATTTTCACGTCTAAAAGTTAGAGACAATTAATTCCATCCTGCTTGGCATGCAGAAGtgcaaaatactaatttaatgaTCTGagattttttaatggaaaatgaaccACACCTACAGTCATTGATAAACCTGGAACAGAAGGGGTGATACTCTCAATATGAATCTCAAATCAACATAGTTCAGAGGCAGTTGGCAAACTACACACAACAAAAGTTGCTTCAAAGCATATGAGAAAAAGGGGGAACCCCCTTGGCTTCTTACTGACGTCAAGGGCAAAAATATACCTATTTAAGTGTAAGGTATTGCAGCACCTGTTACCATAACAAACCACTTCTTGCTCCTCTCTTCCCAACTCACTTGTCATTGAATGTATGGGACATACCATGCGTTGTGTTATACAGAATATGCTTTTATGTGACTGAGTTAAGAGCACAACAAGGAAACTAGCTGATCACTTAGCTCACTGACTCAAATCCtctagaaagagagagagacactcTTGTTCGTGTCCAAATTGGAAACATCTCTCTGCAGCTAGTAACAGACTTGTGAGTGTAATCACCACTCAATGAGTATGTAATGAACTAATGgtttcttcttgttgtttttgtGTCCTCTGGTGGTTCCTTTCCTTTGATGAAGGATGCTGTCAGAAGGTTACCTATACAGAATCACCTATCTTTGTGAAGACCTGAACCCTGAGCTCTACAGCAAGAGTTCGGCCGAGGAAGTGGTGTATGAAATGAGGTCCATGAATTATTCTTCCACAGACGAAGCACAAGGAAAAAGCCTCCTTCAGAGATGCAGATCTGCTGGCAAGTGCATTTCCTCAGTCTGCTCTAGAGGCAGCAAGCACAGCAGAAGGCAGAAGGATAATCTCCTACAGCCTACACAGCAGCCCGTGTCCACAGGGCAGCTGTCTCCAGCTGTACATGTCTGTGAGAGGCTGGCAAAGAAAGACACCTACCTGGTTCCGTCTTCCTGCAAAAGCATTTGCAAGAACTACAATGATTTGCATATAGCCGGGGACTACGTGGTGCCAATTAGCTCAGTCACGACagattttgcctgtgacagtggCATAGGCCCCTTCTTGGAGTCCTCAGAGATTCCTCCCCCCATGGAGTCCATGAGGGTCCCCCCCTCCAGTGACACCATCCGCAAGCCAGTCCAAGGCTATTCCTCGTGCTGGCGGCTGGCAAGCTtagtgccccaccagcagcccctctcTGACTCAGCCCTGAACGACTACCTCGAGCAGAAGCTTCTAGAACTCTATAAGCAGTACATCATGGACAGCACAGCAAACAGGGCATCCCCCACTCAGATCCTGGCCTCGGAGCTTATCATGACTAACGTAGATCAAATCAGCACGCAGATATCCCGGGAGAGGAATATGGAGACCACCAAGGCCAAAGACATTGTCATTAGCCGCTTCTTACAAATAGCCagtgaaaaaatatcttcagaaatgAGCACACCTAGTCTGCATATTTCCCCATATAGCCACACTAATGCATAGTATTTGAATGTCTGCCATTAGAAAGCTTTTGTGTTCTGCAAAGTCAATTTTTagtttcttaaaacatttttctgctttataaaaatgcatttactaTCTACCACTTAAATTAAATGTTCCGATACCTATTAGGTAAGTAAAAATATCCGTACTCTGCAGCCCCTGTTGTGGACCAGATGAtttattgtgttgttttttttttttttaaataagtttttcccTAAAGGCTTATTTCAGTGATCCTCAGATATTAAAAGTTTTGTAGAAAAAGGACTAAGAGCATGTGAAACTCTTCCAGGTACTCAGGTGTTCGCTTTCTTCCCCATGTGCTTGACACATCATTTCAACTTTCCTCTGTCTGGAGTCTGCCATCCTGCCTCTGGGTCTGTGTGAAGTGAGGCCTTACACCCATGCAAGCACAAGCACAGCAACGGCAGAGCCACAGAAATACAGACTTTAGGATGCCATCTAGTTCATCTCCCTACCCCAAGCGGCTTTCCTTATGATATCCCTCACAGAA includes these proteins:
- the TASL gene encoding TLR adapter interacting with SLC15A4 on the lysosome, yielding MLSEGYLYRITYLCEDLNPELYSKSSAEEVVYEMRSMNYSSTDEAQGKSLLQRCRSAGKCISSVCSRGSKHSRRQKDNLLQPTQQPVSTGQLSPAVHVCERLAKKDTYLVPSSCKSICKNYNDLHIAGDYVVPISSVTTDFACDSGIGPFLESSEIPPPMESMRVPPSSDTIRKPVQGYSSCWRLASLVPHQQPLSDSALNDYLEQKLLELYKQYIMDSTANRASPTQILASELIMTNVDQISTQISRERNMETTKAKDIVISRFLQIASEKISSEMSTPSLHISPYSHTNA